Proteins from one Clostridium cellulovorans 743B genomic window:
- a CDS encoding rod shape-determining protein, with amino-acid sequence MGLFGMSKDMGIDLGTANTLIYVKGKGIVLNEPSVVALNTTTKTVLAVGNEAKQMIGRTPGNIVAIRPMRDGVIADFDVTEAMLKKFINKVCPKRAFASPRIVVCFPSGVTEVEKRAIEEATKQAGASEVYLLEEPMAAAIGAGLEVEEPRGCMVVDIGGGTTEIAIISLGGIVTSKSLRVAGDELDQSIINYIKKEYNLMIGERTAENVKMTLGSAFKTSDEEVVMEIKGRDLLTGLPKILEINENEVRGALKEPIESIIDAIKTTLEKTPPELASDIMERGIMLTGGGAMLKGLDQLITSETHMPVHVADNPLDCVALGTGSSLVHIDKLAQSR; translated from the coding sequence ATGGGATTATTCGGAATGAGCAAAGACATGGGCATAGACTTAGGAACTGCCAATACATTAATATATGTAAAGGGAAAAGGTATTGTTTTAAATGAACCTTCAGTTGTTGCTTTAAATACTACAACAAAAACAGTGCTCGCAGTTGGTAATGAAGCAAAGCAAATGATTGGAAGAACTCCAGGAAATATTGTTGCTATAAGACCTATGAGAGATGGTGTTATTGCAGACTTTGATGTTACTGAGGCGATGCTTAAAAAATTCATAAATAAAGTTTGTCCAAAAAGAGCATTTGCAAGTCCAAGAATAGTAGTTTGCTTCCCATCAGGAGTAACAGAAGTTGAAAAAAGAGCCATAGAAGAAGCTACAAAACAAGCTGGAGCAAGTGAAGTATATTTATTAGAAGAGCCAATGGCAGCTGCTATTGGTGCAGGATTAGAAGTAGAAGAACCAAGAGGTTGTATGGTTGTAGATATTGGTGGAGGTACAACAGAAATTGCTATAATTTCTTTAGGTGGAATTGTTACAAGCAAATCTTTAAGAGTAGCTGGAGACGAATTAGACCAATCAATAATCAATTATATTAAGAAAGAATATAATCTGATGATTGGTGAGAGAACAGCTGAAAATGTAAAGATGACTTTAGGTTCAGCCTTCAAAACTTCAGATGAAGAAGTAGTAATGGAAATCAAAGGAAGAGATTTATTGACTGGACTTCCTAAAATACTTGAAATAAATGAAAATGAAGTAAGAGGAGCTTTAAAAGAGCCTATCGAATCTATTATAGATGCTATCAAGACTACTCTTGAAAAAACACCACCAGAACTTGCTTCCGATATAATGGAAAGAGGAATAATGTTAACAGGTGGCGGTGCTATGCTTAAAGGTCTTGATCAACTAATAACTTCAGAGACTCATATGCCTGTTCATGTGGCAGATAACCCACTAGATTGTGTTGCTCTTGGCACTGGTAGTTCTCTTGTTCATATAGATAAGTTGGCACAATCAAGATAA
- the radC gene encoding RadC family protein: MSQIVKVKDLPENERPRERLLLYGAETLSNSELLAVILGNGSREENAISLSSRIIQKSGGINGLLTQGTEELLAIRGIGRAKCAQIIALTEIAKRFNGFKSGDKYKITCPKDAANLMIKDMSLLSKEVLRIIMLNVKNFVVKIKDVSMGSLNSSIVHPREVFVDAIKEGSASIIICHNHPSGDPTPSKEDINITLRLKEASKIIGIDLLDHIIVGNGTYVSLKEKDVL, translated from the coding sequence ATGTCTCAAATTGTAAAAGTTAAGGATTTACCAGAAAATGAAAGACCAAGAGAGAGACTGCTTTTATACGGTGCAGAAACTTTATCAAATAGTGAGCTTTTAGCGGTTATACTTGGAAATGGAAGTAGAGAGGAAAATGCAATTTCGCTTAGTAGTAGAATTATTCAGAAAAGCGGAGGAATCAACGGCCTTTTAACGCAAGGAACTGAAGAACTTTTAGCAATTCGTGGAATAGGTAGGGCTAAGTGTGCTCAAATAATTGCATTAACTGAGATAGCTAAAAGGTTTAATGGATTTAAGTCAGGTGATAAATATAAAATAACCTGTCCTAAAGATGCTGCAAATTTAATGATAAAAGATATGAGCCTTTTAAGTAAAGAGGTGCTTAGAATTATAATGTTGAATGTAAAAAACTTCGTTGTAAAAATCAAGGATGTGTCTATGGGAAGTTTAAATTCTTCAATAGTTCATCCAAGAGAGGTCTTTGTGGACGCAATAAAAGAGGGAAGTGCATCAATTATAATTTGTCATAATCATCCTTCAGGCGACCCTACGCCAAGCAAAGAGGATATAAATATTACATTGAGGCTTAAGGAAGCTTCGAAAATCATTGGAATTGATTTATTAGACCACATTATAGTGGGAAATGGAACTTATGTAAGTCTAAAAGAAAAGGACGTCTTATAA
- a CDS encoding Maf-like protein yields the protein MKFVLASASPRRKELINRVLQNVEIIPSKFDENSIEYNGDVVAYVQELALNKALDVLKDCSGEYIIIGCDTVVYNNGKILEKPKNEDEAFAMLKSLSGAEHSVFSAVAIVNSKTNNVVRFHEESKVRFSELTDEEILSYIETKEPFDKAGAYGIQGYGGLFVEAINGCYYNVVGLPINKLYKTLRAMGVNSKGEL from the coding sequence ATGAAGTTTGTTTTAGCATCAGCTTCACCAAGAAGAAAGGAACTCATTAATAGGGTTCTTCAAAATGTAGAAATAATACCTAGTAAATTTGATGAAAATTCAATCGAATATAATGGAGATGTTGTAGCTTATGTTCAAGAATTAGCCTTAAACAAAGCTTTAGATGTATTAAAAGATTGCAGTGGTGAATATATTATTATAGGCTGTGATACTGTAGTATATAATAATGGGAAAATATTAGAAAAGCCTAAAAATGAGGATGAGGCATTTGCTATGTTGAAATCCTTAAGTGGCGCTGAACATTCAGTATTTTCAGCAGTAGCTATTGTCAATTCTAAAACAAATAATGTTGTTAGATTTCATGAGGAATCTAAGGTTAGATTTTCAGAGCTTACTGATGAAGAAATACTGTCTTACATAGAGACTAAGGAACCTTTCGACAAAGCTGGAGCCTATGGAATACAAGGCTATGGTGGTTTGTTTGTTGAAGCTATAAATGGGTGCTACTATAATGTTGTAGGTTTGCCTATAAATAAACTTTATAAAACTTTAAGAGCAATGGGGGTAAATTCAAAAGGAGAATTATAA
- a CDS encoding DUF4321 domain-containing protein, which yields MASNSKNKLVYAILIIMGAISGTIIGEILGSKFSFLSFLKTYFSIGVTKPVYLDLYFVNFTFGISFNINLMTIIGILLVIILFRK from the coding sequence ATGGCTAGTAATTCAAAAAATAAACTTGTTTATGCTATACTTATTATTATGGGTGCTATTAGTGGAACTATTATAGGAGAAATATTAGGTAGCAAATTTAGCTTCTTAAGTTTTCTTAAAACCTATTTTAGTATAGGAGTTACGAAACCAGTGTACCTTGATCTTTACTTTGTTAATTTTACTTTTGGTATTTCCTTTAATATTAATTTAATGACTATAATAGGCATATTATTGGTTATAATATTATTTAGGAAATAA
- a CDS encoding SPOR domain-containing protein — MKYTRIDLGKRKKDSFLATGTTFMVLICAVILGTVIFNLWLKPSGNVQNQSSADSIATYTEANDNGGATEGKEAIQSNESVENKEFILVQAGVFSSKENADKMFQRLQSFCTPFLVEENGKNRIFAGIYVSGEEQPLVDTLQGNDITIAKIKKSIEPKDVCSDETMEVIKATVTVVNKLYKKDVKSVNTAEFKKWVQELKEIQGEDERIKSLKEFKDFILTLPDNISRDQLTDIHKEMYKLMNSSMKSA, encoded by the coding sequence ATGAAATATACAAGGATTGATTTAGGGAAAAGAAAAAAAGATAGTTTTCTTGCTACCGGTACTACTTTTATGGTTTTGATATGTGCAGTTATCCTTGGGACTGTAATTTTTAATCTGTGGTTAAAACCTTCAGGGAATGTACAAAATCAATCGTCTGCAGACAGCATTGCGACTTATACCGAAGCTAATGACAATGGTGGTGCAACTGAAGGTAAAGAAGCAATCCAAAGTAATGAATCCGTTGAAAATAAAGAATTTATTTTAGTTCAAGCTGGAGTTTTTAGTAGCAAGGAAAATGCAGATAAAATGTTTCAAAGATTACAAAGTTTTTGCACCCCTTTTCTTGTGGAGGAAAACGGAAAGAATAGAATATTTGCTGGAATCTATGTTTCTGGAGAAGAACAACCATTAGTTGATACACTTCAAGGGAATGATATAACCATAGCTAAGATAAAAAAGAGTATAGAGCCTAAAGACGTTTGTAGTGACGAAACTATGGAAGTGATAAAGGCGACGGTTACAGTTGTAAATAAGTTATATAAGAAAGATGTTAAATCGGTAAATACTGCAGAATTTAAGAAATGGGTTCAAGAACTTAAAGAAATACAGGGAGAAGATGAAAGGATAAAAAGTCTAAAAGAATTTAAAGACTTTATATTAACTCTTCCAGATAATATTTCGAGAGATCAATTAACGGATATACATAAGGAAATGTATAAGTTAATGAATTCCTCAATGAAAAGTGCTTAA
- a CDS encoding GNAT family N-acetyltransferase produces MLNVSIEDNLFIIKSIKEEDLKHIEAWLIDQREVINTKELYERFLEYYLSEGEFFFKIQEQDNIIGIFRGRIEFYEYNKAWLSFFIFDKNSDKGYILDSIIDYFRKNYSVREIETGVISSNIKGIKFLKSHGFEVARISRGYFKDNGEENDMMIMRRIV; encoded by the coding sequence ATGCTGAATGTTTCTATTGAAGATAATTTATTTATAATTAAAAGTATAAAAGAAGAAGATTTAAAACATATAGAGGCTTGGCTTATAGATCAAAGAGAGGTAATAAATACAAAAGAACTTTATGAAAGATTTTTAGAGTACTACTTAAGCGAAGGAGAATTCTTTTTTAAGATTCAAGAGCAAGATAATATTATAGGAATTTTTAGGGGAAGAATTGAGTTCTACGAATATAATAAAGCATGGCTATCTTTCTTTATTTTTGATAAGAACAGTGATAAAGGATACATATTGGATAGTATAATAGATTATTTCAGAAAAAATTATTCCGTTAGGGAAATTGAAACTGGAGTTATTAGCAGTAATATAAAAGGTATTAAATTTTTAAAAAGCCATGGCTTTGAAGTTGCTCGAATATCTAGAGGATATTTTAAAGACAATGGTGAAGAAAATGATATGATGATTATGAGAAGAATAGTATAG
- a CDS encoding deoxycytidylate deaminase, with translation MTEKSYTIVKSDKPKKERQGWNEYFMNLAKLAAERSTCDRANVGAVIVNSENRIVATGYNGSVGSKTPHCDDIGHVMRENHCIATQHAEINCLCYCAKEGIPVKNSVIYVTHFPCLNCTKALIQAGIKKIYYSNDYRIDDYALELLNINDILYEKI, from the coding sequence ATGACAGAAAAAAGCTATACGATTGTAAAAAGTGATAAACCAAAGAAGGAAAGACAAGGTTGGAATGAATATTTTATGAATTTAGCTAAGCTTGCAGCAGAAAGATCTACTTGTGATAGAGCTAATGTTGGAGCTGTAATAGTTAACAGTGAAAATAGAATAGTAGCAACTGGCTATAATGGAAGTGTAGGTAGTAAAACTCCACATTGTGATGATATTGGTCATGTAATGAGAGAAAATCATTGTATAGCAACTCAACATGCTGAAATAAACTGTCTTTGTTATTGTGCAAAAGAAGGCATTCCTGTGAAAAACTCTGTTATATATGTTACACATTTTCCTTGCTTAAATTGTACCAAAGCATTAATACAAGCTGGTATAAAAAAGATATATTATTCAAATGATTACAGAATAGATGATTATGCTTTAGAACTTTTAAATATAAATGATATATTGTATGAAAAAATATAA
- a CDS encoding HAD family hydrolase → MKNNIDVILFDLFFTLVTPRYNDFKNENDIIGMSVEEWEEHSEDSELYLKRATGKEINPQQIIENIVSKIGMQLSENEKLEMLNLREHRFKNSLTNIDNNILKVILELKNSGKKLCLISNADVIDVMHWESSPLGQIFDKAIFSYKVGFLKPQREIYEIALKKMNTTPDRCIFIGDGGFNELKGAKRLGIKTIMTSYLLKRTEEELNLFKDDVDYFINDFYEILEIVNR, encoded by the coding sequence ATGAAAAATAATATTGATGTGATATTATTTGATCTATTTTTTACTCTAGTAACACCACGGTATAATGATTTCAAAAACGAAAATGATATCATAGGCATGTCCGTAGAAGAGTGGGAAGAACATTCTGAAGACTCTGAGCTATATTTAAAAAGAGCAACTGGTAAAGAGATAAATCCTCAACAAATAATCGAAAATATAGTAAGCAAAATAGGTATGCAACTAAGTGAAAATGAGAAACTTGAAATGCTAAATTTGAGAGAACATAGATTTAAGAATTCATTAACTAATATAGATAACAATATCTTAAAGGTTATCTTAGAGCTAAAGAACTCCGGAAAGAAACTTTGCTTAATTAGTAATGCTGATGTAATTGATGTTATGCATTGGGAGTCTTCCCCTTTAGGTCAGATATTTGATAAAGCTATATTTTCGTACAAAGTTGGATTCTTAAAGCCTCAAAGGGAGATATATGAAATTGCACTTAAGAAAATGAATACAACTCCAGATAGATGTATTTTCATAGGTGATGGCGGATTTAACGAATTAAAAGGCGCTAAAAGACTAGGTATAAAAACTATAATGACTTCCTATTTATTAAAAAGAACAGAAGAAGAACTGAATCTATTCAAAGATGATGTAGACTATTTTATAAACGATTTTTATGAAATTTTAGAGATAGTAAATAGGTAG
- a CDS encoding GNAT family N-acetyltransferase gives MLTHTGTNEIETENLLLRKFEYSDSDDMLKYWISYPELQALYGEPAYTTKDEVNDLLNKYITSYEKKDYYRWAIILKETNECIGQIAYFLVDNKNHFAEIEYCIGLHFQRKGFATEATKAIISYGFDKINLHKIQISHKSINIPSKKVIEKCGFVYEGSLRHYFYENGIYVDRLYYSILRTDFMPI, from the coding sequence ATGCTAACACACACTGGAACTAATGAAATTGAAACTGAGAACCTACTATTAAGAAAGTTTGAGTATTCGGATAGTGATGATATGTTGAAGTATTGGATATCCTATCCTGAACTTCAAGCACTATACGGCGAACCTGCTTATACAACAAAAGATGAAGTTAATGATCTTCTTAATAAATATATAACCTCTTACGAAAAGAAGGATTACTACAGATGGGCTATTATTCTTAAAGAAACAAATGAATGTATAGGCCAGATTGCCTATTTTTTAGTGGATAACAAAAACCACTTTGCAGAAATTGAATATTGTATTGGGCTTCATTTTCAGCGAAAAGGTTTTGCTACTGAGGCTACAAAAGCCATTATTAGCTATGGCTTTGATAAGATAAACTTACATAAAATACAGATAAGTCACAAATCAATAAACATCCCTTCTAAAAAGGTTATTGAAAAGTGTGGATTTGTTTACGAAGGCTCGTTACGCCACTACTTCTATGAGAATGGTATATATGTGGACAGGTTGTATTATTCTATTCTAAGAACGGATTTTATGCCTATTTAA
- the ptsG gene encoding glucose-specific PTS transporter subunit IIBC, which produces MGKKIFGVLQQVGKALMLPVALLPAAGMLLAFGTMFQQEYFLKYLPFFDVAWIQSAAKVMSASGDIIFGNLALLFAVGVAVGMAGGEGVAGLAAIVGYLIMNVSLGLGSGITSSMVGTNPAYASILGIPTLQTGVFGGIIIGIISAMLYKKFFKIELPSYLGFFAGKRFVPIVTAVVAIVTGLALTIIWPPIQNALNSFSIFMLQKNPTIAAFIFGVIERSLIPFGLHHIFYNPFWYQFGEYINQAGELITGDQKIFFAQLKDNVDVFTAGTFMTGKFPFMMFGLPAAALAIYQEAKPEKKQLVKGLMVSAALTTFLTGITEPLEFSFLFVAPVLFGVHCIFAGLSFMTMQLLNVKIGMTFSGGLIDFMLFGVIPNKTDWWLVIVIGLFLAVIYYFGFRFVIRKFNLKTPGRELEEETGKIDLAGSELAIEILAALGGKENLTNLDACITRLRVQVKDIKNVDKAQLKRLGASGVLEVGNNIQAIFGPKSDTLKTQIQEYISSGAVTTTAKPVETKKVSVGKNIEIISPLNGTLVELSAVKDPVFSGKMMGEGFAIDPVDGVVVSPVDGVLTTLFPTMHALGITANDGQEILIHVGTDTVSLNGEGFEAMVAQGDSIKAGQALIKFNLEEIKKKVPSIVTPVVFTNLTGDQKLSITSGKKVKAGDKISIDME; this is translated from the coding sequence ATGGGAAAAAAGATTTTTGGCGTTTTGCAACAAGTTGGTAAAGCATTAATGTTACCAGTTGCTCTTTTGCCAGCAGCAGGTATGCTCTTAGCATTTGGAACTATGTTTCAACAGGAATATTTCTTAAAGTACTTACCATTTTTTGATGTAGCATGGATACAATCAGCAGCAAAGGTTATGTCAGCATCAGGAGACATTATATTTGGTAACCTAGCATTATTATTTGCAGTAGGTGTAGCAGTAGGTATGGCAGGCGGTGAAGGCGTTGCTGGACTTGCAGCTATAGTTGGATATTTAATTATGAATGTATCACTTGGACTAGGTTCAGGTATAACCTCTAGTATGGTGGGAACAAACCCAGCTTACGCTTCTATTCTTGGAATTCCAACTTTACAAACAGGGGTTTTTGGTGGAATAATAATTGGTATTATATCAGCAATGTTATATAAGAAATTCTTTAAAATTGAATTGCCATCTTATCTTGGTTTCTTTGCAGGAAAAAGATTTGTACCAATAGTTACAGCAGTAGTCGCAATAGTAACAGGATTAGCATTAACAATAATTTGGCCTCCAATCCAAAATGCATTAAATAGTTTTTCAATATTTATGTTACAAAAAAATCCTACAATAGCAGCCTTTATATTCGGTGTTATTGAAAGATCACTTATACCTTTTGGTCTTCATCATATATTCTATAATCCATTCTGGTATCAATTTGGAGAATATATAAATCAAGCTGGAGAATTAATTACAGGAGATCAAAAAATATTCTTTGCTCAATTAAAGGATAATGTAGATGTATTTACAGCAGGAACCTTTATGACTGGTAAATTCCCATTCATGATGTTTGGTCTTCCAGCTGCAGCGCTTGCAATATATCAAGAAGCTAAGCCAGAAAAGAAACAATTAGTTAAAGGTCTTATGGTTTCAGCAGCATTAACAACATTTTTAACAGGTATTACAGAACCATTAGAATTCTCATTCTTATTCGTAGCTCCAGTATTATTCGGAGTTCACTGTATATTTGCAGGTTTATCTTTCATGACAATGCAACTTTTAAATGTTAAGATAGGTATGACTTTCTCAGGAGGACTTATCGACTTTATGTTATTTGGTGTAATTCCAAATAAAACAGATTGGTGGTTAGTAATTGTTATAGGATTATTCTTAGCAGTTATTTACTACTTCGGATTCAGATTTGTTATTAGAAAGTTTAATTTAAAAACTCCTGGTAGAGAATTAGAAGAAGAAACAGGAAAAATAGATCTTGCGGGTTCTGAACTTGCTATAGAAATCCTTGCAGCTTTAGGTGGAAAAGAAAACTTAACAAACCTTGATGCATGTATAACAAGATTAAGAGTACAAGTTAAAGATATTAAGAATGTAGATAAAGCTCAGCTTAAGAGATTAGGTGCCTCAGGAGTTCTTGAAGTTGGTAATAATATTCAAGCAATTTTTGGGCCAAAATCGGATACACTAAAAACTCAAATTCAAGAGTATATTTCAAGTGGCGCGGTAACAACAACAGCAAAGCCAGTAGAAACTAAAAAAGTATCAGTTGGGAAGAATATAGAGATTATTTCACCATTAAATGGGACATTAGTAGAATTATCAGCTGTTAAAGATCCAGTATTTTCAGGAAAAATGATGGGCGAGGGTTTTGCAATTGATCCAGTAGATGGCGTAGTGGTTTCACCAGTGGATGGTGTTCTAACAACTCTATTCCCAACAATGCATGCTCTTGGAATAACAGCTAATGATGGACAAGAAATTTTAATCCATGTTGGTACGGATACAGTAAGCTTGAATGGTGAAGGCTTTGAGGCAATGGTTGCTCAAGGTGATTCTATAAAAGCGGGACAAGCGTTGATCAAGTTTAATTTAGAAGAAATAAAGAAAAAAGTTCCTTCAATAGTTACACCTGTAGTATTTACTAATTTAACAGGTGATCAAAAGCTTTCAATTACTTCAGGTAAAAAAGTTAAAGCTGGAGATAAGATATCTATAGATATGGAATAA
- the ptsG gene encoding glucose-specific PTS transporter subunit IIBC, translated as MGKKLFGVLQQVGKALMLPVALLPAAGMLLAFGTMFQQEYFLKYAPIFDVTWVQSIAKVMSSSGDVIFGNLPLLFAVGVAVGLAGGEGVAGLAAIVGFLIMNVTLGLAAGITSDIVSKNPAYALTLGIPTLQTGVFGGIIIGVVAAILYKRFFTIELPSYLGFFAGKRFVPIITAVTAIVVGLILTIIWPPIQIGLNSFSTFMLDKNRALAAFIFGVIERSLIPFGLHHIFYNPFWYQFGEYTNKAGQIVNGDQKIFFAQLKDNVDVFTAGTFMTGKFPFMMFGLPAAALAIYQESKPEKKQLVKGLMVSAALTSFLTGITEPLEFSFLFVAPILFAIHAGFAGLSFLLMHLFNIKIGMTFSGGVIDFILFGVIPNKTRWWLVIPIGLCFAVIYYFGFKFAIKKFNLKTPGREDEETAVRVTNASGSELVVGILEALGGKENLKDLDACITRLRVQVKDKGKVDKNRLKALGASGVLEVGNNIQAIFGPKSDTLKTQIQEYISSGSVSTTMKSNQSDVEPCEVISKEIDFVAPLSGTIVSLQDTKDPVFSEGLMGDGFAIEPSSNVVVSPVDGTLVTLFNTKHAIGITADTGHEILIHVGMDTVSLKGEGFTAFMEQGDRVTKGQKILEFDLEEMKKKVPSMITPIVFTNLKDDEKIIVKIGDKVKVNQKNIVEIE; from the coding sequence ATGGGTAAAAAGCTATTTGGAGTTTTGCAGCAAGTTGGGAAAGCTTTAATGCTTCCAGTAGCACTTCTTCCTGCTGCTGGTATGCTTCTTGCTTTTGGTACTATGTTCCAACAAGAGTACTTTTTGAAGTATGCTCCAATTTTCGATGTTACATGGGTTCAATCTATTGCAAAGGTTATGTCTTCTTCAGGTGACGTAATCTTCGGTAACCTACCCTTACTATTTGCAGTAGGTGTTGCAGTAGGCCTTGCTGGCGGTGAAGGTGTTGCTGGTCTTGCAGCGATAGTTGGTTTTTTAATTATGAATGTAACTTTAGGACTTGCGGCAGGTATAACTAGTGATATTGTTTCAAAGAATCCAGCTTATGCATTGACTTTAGGTATTCCAACCTTACAAACAGGAGTATTCGGTGGGATAATAATAGGTGTTGTAGCTGCTATTCTGTATAAGCGATTTTTTACAATTGAGCTTCCTTCATATTTAGGTTTTTTTGCAGGAAAAAGATTTGTGCCTATAATAACTGCTGTAACAGCAATTGTTGTTGGACTAATTTTGACTATAATTTGGCCACCAATACAAATTGGATTAAACAGCTTTTCCACTTTTATGTTAGATAAAAATAGAGCATTAGCAGCTTTTATTTTTGGAGTAATAGAAAGATCATTAATTCCTTTTGGACTTCATCATATATTTTATAATCCATTTTGGTATCAATTTGGTGAGTATACAAACAAAGCTGGTCAGATAGTTAATGGGGATCAAAAAATATTTTTCGCTCAGCTAAAGGATAATGTAGATGTTTTTACTGCAGGAACCTTTATGACGGGTAAGTTTCCATTTATGATGTTCGGGCTTCCAGCAGCAGCCTTAGCCATATATCAAGAGTCAAAGCCAGAGAAAAAGCAATTAGTAAAAGGACTTATGGTATCAGCAGCCTTGACATCATTTTTAACGGGGATAACTGAGCCTCTTGAATTTTCATTTTTATTTGTGGCGCCAATACTTTTTGCAATTCATGCAGGCTTTGCAGGTTTATCATTTCTATTGATGCACCTTTTTAATATAAAAATTGGTATGACTTTTTCTGGTGGAGTAATAGATTTTATCTTATTTGGAGTTATACCTAATAAAACTAGATGGTGGTTAGTTATCCCAATAGGTTTATGTTTTGCAGTTATATATTATTTTGGTTTCAAGTTTGCAATAAAAAAATTTAATTTAAAGACGCCTGGAAGAGAAGATGAAGAAACAGCTGTTAGAGTAACAAATGCTTCAGGGTCAGAATTGGTAGTAGGTATATTAGAGGCTTTAGGTGGAAAAGAAAATCTAAAAGATTTAGATGCTTGTATTACTAGGTTGAGGGTTCAAGTAAAAGATAAAGGAAAGGTAGATAAAAATAGACTTAAAGCTCTCGGTGCTTCTGGTGTTTTGGAAGTAGGAAATAATATTCAGGCAATTTTTGGACCGAAATCTGATACCTTAAAAACTCAAATACAAGAATATATATCTAGTGGTAGTGTTTCAACTACTATGAAAAGTAACCAGAGCGATGTAGAACCTTGCGAAGTTATATCAAAAGAAATTGACTTTGTTGCCCCACTTAGTGGAACCATTGTAAGTCTTCAAGATACAAAAGATCCAGTGTTTTCAGAAGGGTTAATGGGTGATGGCTTTGCTATTGAACCTTCATCAAATGTGGTTGTATCACCTGTAGATGGAACTTTAGTTACTTTATTTAATACAAAACATGCTATTGGTATTACTGCGGATACAGGACATGAGATTTTAATTCATGTTGGTATGGATACAGTTTCATTAAAAGGGGAAGGGTTTACAGCTTTTATGGAACAAGGTGATAGGGTAACAAAGGGGCAAAAAATCTTAGAATTTGATTTAGAGGAGATGAAGAAAAAAGTGCCATCAATGATTACTCCTATAGTATTTACTAATCTTAAAGATGATGAAAAAATTATCGTTAAAATTGGTGATAAAGTTAAAGTGAATCAAAAAAATATAGTTGAAATAGAATAA
- a CDS encoding response regulator transcription factor, whose translation MNKILVVEDDDRIRKLICNYLSKEGFEIIEAVDGVSAIEKFKNNNIDLIVLDLMLPKLNGITVCSKIREISDVHIIMLTAKSQEEDKLIGYETGADDYITKPFSPKVLVAKIKAVLKRIKEDEKEDGVLQFDDLIINELSREVILSGETLDLTPKEIDLILYLAKNKGIALSREHILEKVWGFDYEGDIRTVDTNVKRLRQKLKDKATVISTVRGSGYKFEA comes from the coding sequence ATGAATAAGATTTTAGTTGTAGAAGATGATGATAGAATAAGAAAACTTATCTGTAACTATCTTTCAAAAGAAGGTTTTGAAATAATTGAAGCAGTTGATGGTGTATCTGCAATTGAAAAATTTAAAAATAACAATATTGATTTGATAGTTCTAGATTTAATGTTACCGAAATTAAACGGTATTACAGTTTGTTCAAAAATAAGAGAAATTTCTGATGTTCACATCATAATGTTAACTGCAAAATCTCAAGAAGAGGATAAGCTAATAGGCTATGAAACTGGAGCTGATGACTACATAACAAAACCATTTAGTCCTAAAGTTTTAGTAGCCAAAATCAAAGCTGTTTTAAAAAGAATAAAAGAAGATGAGAAGGAAGATGGCGTTCTTCAATTCGATGACTTAATAATAAATGAATTATCTAGAGAAGTTATATTGAGTGGAGAAACCTTAGACTTAACGCCGAAGGAGATAGATCTTATTTTGTATCTTGCTAAAAATAAAGGTATCGCTCTTTCAAGAGAACACATCCTTGAAAAGGTTTGGGGCTTTGACTATGAAGGGGACATTAGGACTGTTGACACCAATGTTAAAAGATTAAGGCAAAAACTTAAGGATAAAGCAACCGTTATTTCTACAGTTCGTGGCAGTGGTTATAAATTCGAAGCATAG